A single genomic interval of Deltaproteobacteria bacterium harbors:
- a CDS encoding NADH-quinone oxidoreductase subunit A, protein MVSGSMIFGVRSKSRRAVKDEVFECGNPSSGPARGRFSVHFYLVAILFIVFDVEVVFMYPWAIVFRQLGVPGLIEMLTFVAVLGFGLAYVWRRGALAWD, encoded by the coding sequence ATGGTCTCCGGCAGCATGATCTTCGGCGTGCGGAGCAAGTCGCGTCGGGCCGTGAAGGACGAGGTCTTCGAGTGCGGCAACCCTTCGTCGGGTCCCGCCCGCGGCCGCTTCTCGGTGCACTTCTACCTCGTGGCGATCCTCTTCATCGTCTTCGACGTCGAGGTCGTGTTCATGTACCCGTGGGCGATCGTATTCCGGCAGCTCGGCGTCCCGGGGCTCATCGAGATGCTCACGTTCGTTGCCGTCCTGGGGTTCGGTCTCGCCTACGTCTGGCGGCGCGGGGCGCTCGCGTGGGATTGA
- a CDS encoding NADH-quinone oxidoreductase subunit H — protein MLVLHMSAVLLWVERKGSALIQDRIGANRANIFGVMPVNFGLINTLIADPIKLLTKEDMVPAGADKLLHFLAPFLAVFPVMVTFAAIPFGDRLVIGDHSINLQVAELDIGILYVLAMSSLAVYGVVLGGWASNSRWALLGGIRGSAQMISYEIALGLALIGAVMTFGTLDMQAIARAQGHHFFGVIPAWGVLYQPLGFLIFLIAGIAETKRVPFDLPEGESELISGYFTEYSGMKQAAFMLSDFAESVVVAGLATTLFFGAWQVPFLFRDGFHLPGGAIVALPHLAVVGLQVASFTVKVFALCVFQILVRWTLPRYRYDQVMDLGWKYLLPLALANMLVTGIVIVLLG, from the coding sequence ATGCTCGTCCTCCACATGAGCGCCGTCCTGCTCTGGGTCGAGCGCAAGGGCAGCGCGCTCATTCAGGACCGCATCGGCGCCAATCGGGCCAACATTTTCGGCGTGATGCCGGTCAATTTCGGCCTCATCAACACGCTCATCGCCGACCCGATCAAGCTGCTCACCAAGGAGGACATGGTGCCGGCGGGGGCCGACAAGCTCCTGCACTTCCTGGCGCCGTTCCTGGCGGTCTTCCCCGTCATGGTCACGTTCGCGGCGATCCCGTTCGGCGACCGGCTCGTGATCGGCGACCACAGCATCAACCTCCAGGTCGCCGAGCTCGACATCGGCATCCTCTACGTCCTCGCGATGTCCTCGCTCGCGGTCTACGGCGTGGTGCTCGGAGGCTGGGCGTCGAACAGCCGGTGGGCGCTCCTCGGGGGCATCCGGGGCTCGGCCCAGATGATCTCGTACGAGATCGCGCTGGGGCTCGCCCTCATCGGCGCGGTGATGACGTTCGGTACGCTCGACATGCAGGCGATCGCCCGCGCTCAGGGGCATCACTTCTTCGGCGTGATCCCCGCGTGGGGCGTGCTCTATCAGCCGCTCGGGTTCCTGATCTTCCTGATCGCCGGCATCGCGGAGACGAAGCGCGTGCCCTTCGACCTCCCCGAGGGCGAGTCCGAGCTCATCAGCGGGTACTTCACCGAGTACTCGGGCATGAAACAGGCGGCCTTCATGTTGAGCGATTTCGCGGAGAGCGTCGTCGTCGCCGGGCTCGCGACCACGCTCTTCTTCGGCGCGTGGCAGGTGCCGTTCCTCTTCCGCGACGGCTTCCATCTGCCGGGCGGGGCGATCGTCGCCCTGCCGCACCTCGCGGTCGTCGGCCTCCAGGTCGCGAGCTTCACGGTCAAAGTCTTCGCGCTCTGCGTGTTCCAGATCCTCGTACGCTGGACGCTCCCGCGCTACCGCTACGATCAGGTGATGGACCTCGGGTGGAAGTACCTGCTGCCCCTGGCGCTCGCCAACATGCTGGTGACGGGCATCGTCATCGTGCTGCTCGGGTGA
- a CDS encoding NADH-quinone oxidoreductase subunit J has protein sequence MIAMGAALFLLVAVLTVAAALGVVLHPNPVKCALFLVVTLFLLAVVFVLLEAHMIAALQIIVYAGAIMVLFLFVIMLLNLRSDDPERGRRRYALRGLAWMGGVVFAIELALLVRGATVGSAGAAPEGYGGAAAVARSLYTDFLLPFELTSILLLVAVVGAVVLAQKQRRPTLS, from the coding sequence GTGATCGCGATGGGCGCCGCGCTCTTCCTTCTCGTCGCCGTCCTGACCGTCGCCGCGGCCCTCGGGGTGGTCCTGCACCCGAATCCGGTCAAGTGCGCGCTCTTTCTCGTGGTGACCCTCTTCCTCCTCGCGGTCGTCTTCGTGTTGCTCGAGGCCCACATGATCGCGGCGCTCCAGATCATCGTCTACGCCGGCGCGATCATGGTGCTCTTCTTGTTCGTCATCATGCTCCTGAATCTCCGGAGCGACGACCCCGAGCGCGGCCGGCGACGCTACGCCCTGCGCGGCCTCGCCTGGATGGGTGGCGTGGTCTTCGCGATCGAGCTCGCCTTGCTGGTGCGCGGCGCGACGGTAGGCTCCGCGGGAGCCGCGCCCGAGGGCTACGGCGGCGCGGCCGCCGTGGCGCGGAGTCTCTACACGGATTTTCTCCTCCCGTTCGAGCTGACGTCGATCCTGCTGCTGGTGGCGGTGGTGGGGGCGGTCGTGCTCGCGCAGAAGCAAAGGCGACCGACGCTCTCATGA
- the nuoK gene encoding NADH-quinone oxidoreductase subunit NuoK, protein MIIQTEWVLMLSAVLFAIGVVGVLVRRNVIVIFMAIELMLNAVNLSFIALARARGAVDGQVVVFFVMTVAAAEAAVGLAIIIASFRNRTTVNADELALLRG, encoded by the coding sequence ATGATCATCCAGACCGAATGGGTCCTGATGCTATCGGCCGTGCTCTTCGCCATCGGTGTCGTCGGGGTGCTCGTGCGCCGCAACGTCATCGTCATCTTCATGGCGATCGAGCTCATGCTGAACGCCGTGAACCTGAGCTTCATCGCGCTCGCGCGGGCGCGGGGCGCGGTGGACGGGCAGGTGGTCGTCTTCTTCGTGATGACGGTCGCCGCCGCGGAGGCCGCCGTCGGGCTCGCGATCATCATCGCGTCCTTCCGCAACCGGACCACCGTCAACGCCGACGAGCTGGCGTTGCTGCGCGGGTGA
- the nuoL gene encoding NADH-quinone oxidoreductase subunit L, translating to MHETHAAAEAVILHSQMLWLIPFFPLAGFLIAVCAERLSGLVKITSPLAVLAALAVAVSSVATLFGAPEGARLSQTVYTWMAAGSFHADIAFRMDALSAVMALVVTAVGFLIHVYSVGYMGHDESCPRFFAYLNLFMFAMLLLVLGDNLLVLFVGWEGVGLCSYLLIGFWYESDDNAAAGKKAFIVNRIGDMGFVLGLLLLAWSLAPAAGGALSLDFAHIQAHAASLDSGTATVIALLLLIGATGKSAQIPLYTWLPDAMAGPTPVSALIHAATMVTAGIYMIARLNVVFALSPAAMQVVAVLGAMTALFAATIALVQTDIKKVLAYSTVSQLGFMVLALGVGAFATAVFHVMTHAFFKALLFLAAGSVIHGMSGEQDVQKMGGLRTKMPVTFWTFLIGTLAIAGAPGFAGFFSKDEILYHAWAGGHPWLWLTATITATLTAFYMFRLLFLTFFGELRADHDVAHHVHESPPVMTIPLVILALLSIVGGWVGLPEHWLWGNRFGHLLAPVTGYPHLAEGGMLGEGALMLIATTLAIAGALLAYVFYLRLPGLPMVLSWRLKGAYELLLNKYWIDELYDAVIVAPYVRLSTFLWKVADQELIDGFVNGLAGAVGANGNLWRHAQTGNVQHYALAFLGGVVAVLAYYVMR from the coding sequence ATGCACGAGACCCACGCCGCCGCCGAAGCCGTGATCCTGCACTCGCAGATGCTCTGGTTGATTCCGTTCTTCCCGCTCGCCGGATTTCTGATCGCCGTGTGCGCCGAGCGCTTGTCCGGGCTCGTGAAGATCACGTCGCCGCTCGCGGTGCTGGCCGCGCTCGCGGTCGCGGTCTCCTCCGTGGCGACGCTCTTCGGCGCTCCCGAGGGGGCGCGCCTCTCCCAGACCGTCTACACGTGGATGGCTGCCGGGTCGTTTCATGCCGACATCGCGTTCCGTATGGACGCGCTCTCGGCGGTCATGGCGCTGGTCGTGACCGCGGTCGGCTTCCTGATCCACGTCTACTCCGTCGGCTACATGGGCCACGACGAGAGCTGCCCGCGTTTCTTCGCGTACCTGAACCTCTTCATGTTCGCGATGTTGCTGCTCGTGCTCGGCGACAACCTCCTCGTGTTGTTCGTCGGGTGGGAGGGCGTCGGGCTGTGCTCCTATCTATTGATCGGCTTCTGGTACGAGAGCGACGACAACGCGGCCGCGGGCAAGAAGGCGTTCATCGTGAACCGCATCGGCGACATGGGCTTCGTGCTCGGCCTCTTGCTCCTCGCCTGGAGCCTGGCTCCGGCGGCGGGGGGCGCGCTCAGCCTCGACTTCGCTCACATCCAGGCGCATGCGGCGAGCCTCGATTCCGGCACCGCGACGGTCATCGCGCTCCTCTTGCTCATCGGCGCGACCGGCAAGTCGGCGCAGATCCCGCTCTACACCTGGTTGCCGGACGCGATGGCGGGTCCGACGCCCGTCTCGGCGCTGATCCACGCCGCGACGATGGTGACCGCCGGCATCTACATGATCGCCCGGCTGAACGTCGTGTTCGCGCTCAGCCCCGCCGCCATGCAGGTGGTCGCCGTGCTCGGCGCCATGACCGCGCTCTTCGCCGCCACGATCGCGCTCGTGCAGACCGACATCAAGAAGGTGCTCGCCTACTCGACGGTGAGCCAGCTCGGCTTCATGGTGCTGGCGCTCGGCGTCGGCGCCTTCGCGACGGCGGTCTTCCATGTGATGACCCACGCCTTCTTCAAGGCGCTCCTCTTCCTCGCCGCCGGGAGCGTGATCCACGGCATGAGCGGCGAGCAGGACGTCCAGAAGATGGGCGGGCTCCGCACCAAGATGCCGGTCACCTTCTGGACCTTCTTGATCGGCACGCTGGCGATCGCGGGCGCCCCCGGCTTCGCCGGCTTCTTCAGCAAGGACGAGATCCTCTACCACGCGTGGGCGGGCGGCCATCCGTGGCTCTGGCTCACCGCCACGATCACCGCGACGCTCACGGCCTTCTACATGTTCCGCCTGCTCTTCCTGACCTTCTTCGGGGAGCTGCGCGCCGACCACGACGTCGCGCATCACGTCCACGAGTCGCCGCCGGTCATGACGATCCCGCTCGTCATCCTCGCCCTGCTGTCGATCGTCGGCGGCTGGGTCGGACTGCCCGAGCACTGGCTCTGGGGGAACCGCTTCGGCCACCTCCTCGCGCCGGTGACGGGGTACCCGCACCTCGCGGAGGGCGGCATGCTGGGCGAGGGCGCGCTCATGCTGATCGCGACGACGCTCGCGATCGCGGGCGCGCTGCTCGCCTATGTCTTCTACCTCCGGCTCCCGGGTCTCCCCATGGTGCTGAGCTGGCGGCTGAAGGGCGCCTACGAGCTGCTGCTCAACAAGTACTGGATCGACGAGCTCTACGATGCGGTGATCGTCGCTCCCTACGTGCGGCTCTCGACGTTCCTCTGGAAAGTCGCCGACCAGGAGCTCATCGACGGGTTCGTGAACGGCCTCGCCGGCGCGGTCGGCGCGAACGGCAACCTCTGGCGTCACGCCCAGACCGGCAACGTCCAGCACTACGCACTCGCGTTCCTCGGCGGCGTCGTCGCGGTGCTCGCCTACTACGTGATGCGATGA
- a CDS encoding NADH-quinone oxidoreductase subunit M, giving the protein MNGFEPAGGTGNVLLSLVVWTPMIGAFLVLLLPREQVDGAKRAAFVFSSITFLLSLGLWAGLRPDTAEFQFLEQHPWIPDWGIQYLLGVDGVSLFLVLLTTFLTPLVILFSFGDVQKRVKEYFFFMLMLETGMIGAFVALDLFLFYVFWELMLVPMYFIIGIWGGQRRVYASIKFLLYTLTASLLMLLAILYLVGAHVRAGAPTTFDVRLLYDVALSPREQGWLFAAFALAFAVKVPMFPLHTWLPDAHVEAPTGGSVILAAIMLKLGTYGFLRFAMPLFPAATVAATPFVVALAVIGIVYGAMVAMVQPDLKKLVAYSSVSHLGFVMLGLFAVNPMGIQGAIYQMLNHGLSTGALFLLVGMIYERRHTRLIADFGGLWKPIPRYAAVFLLVTLSSIGLPGLNGFVGEFLILLGAFGESRLATVVASSGLVLGAVYMLWMFQRLAFGPLRHEENATLEDLRPREIAVLVPVVAMIVVMGVYPKPFLEVMEPSVKGIIARMEKHQARAVAVEADHAPAKHAGGV; this is encoded by the coding sequence ATGAACGGCTTCGAACCAGCCGGCGGAACCGGCAACGTGCTCCTGAGCCTCGTCGTCTGGACGCCCATGATCGGCGCGTTCCTCGTGCTGCTGCTGCCGCGCGAGCAGGTGGACGGCGCCAAGCGCGCGGCCTTCGTGTTCTCGTCGATCACGTTCCTGTTGTCGCTCGGCCTGTGGGCCGGGCTCCGCCCCGACACGGCGGAGTTCCAGTTCCTCGAACAGCACCCGTGGATCCCGGACTGGGGCATTCAGTACCTGCTCGGCGTCGATGGGGTGAGCCTCTTCCTCGTGCTGCTCACCACGTTCCTCACGCCGCTCGTGATTCTCTTCTCGTTCGGCGACGTGCAGAAGCGCGTGAAGGAGTACTTCTTCTTCATGCTGATGCTCGAGACGGGGATGATCGGCGCCTTCGTCGCGCTCGACCTCTTCCTCTTCTACGTCTTCTGGGAGCTGATGCTCGTGCCGATGTACTTCATCATCGGCATCTGGGGTGGCCAGCGCCGGGTGTACGCCTCGATCAAGTTCCTCCTCTACACCCTGACCGCGAGCCTCCTGATGCTGCTCGCGATCCTCTACCTCGTCGGCGCCCACGTTCGCGCCGGCGCGCCGACGACCTTCGACGTCCGGCTCCTCTACGACGTGGCGCTGAGTCCGCGGGAGCAGGGGTGGCTCTTCGCCGCTTTCGCGCTCGCGTTCGCGGTGAAGGTGCCGATGTTCCCGCTCCACACCTGGCTCCCCGACGCGCACGTCGAGGCGCCGACGGGCGGCTCGGTCATCCTCGCCGCCATCATGCTGAAACTCGGCACCTACGGCTTCCTGCGTTTCGCGATGCCGCTCTTTCCGGCGGCGACGGTGGCGGCGACGCCCTTCGTCGTGGCGCTCGCGGTGATCGGCATCGTGTACGGGGCGATGGTCGCCATGGTGCAGCCCGACTTGAAGAAGCTCGTCGCGTACTCCTCGGTGTCGCATCTCGGCTTCGTGATGCTCGGCCTCTTCGCCGTGAACCCGATGGGCATCCAGGGCGCCATCTATCAGATGTTGAACCACGGGCTCTCGACGGGCGCGCTCTTCCTCCTGGTCGGCATGATCTACGAGCGCCGCCACACGCGCCTGATCGCGGACTTCGGCGGCCTCTGGAAGCCGATCCCGCGCTACGCGGCCGTGTTCTTGCTGGTCACCTTGTCGTCGATCGGATTGCCGGGCCTGAACGGCTTCGTCGGCGAGTTCCTGATCCTGCTCGGCGCCTTCGGCGAGAGCCGTCTCGCGACGGTCGTCGCGTCGAGCGGCCTCGTGCTCGGCGCGGTCTACATGCTGTGGATGTTCCAGCGGCTCGCCTTCGGCCCGCTCCGCCACGAGGAGAACGCGACGCTCGAGGACCTCCGGCCGCGCGAGATCGCGGTGCTGGTGCCGGTCGTCGCCATGATCGTCGTGATGGGCGTCTACCCGAAACCGTTCCTCGAGGTGATGGAGCCGTCGGTGAAGGGGATCATCGCCCGCATGGAGAAGCACCAGGCGCGCGCCGTCGCCGTCGAGGCGGACCACGCGCCGGCGAAGCACGCGGGGGGCGTCTGA
- a CDS encoding NADH-quinone oxidoreductase subunit N, translated as MEQLLLPAIDWLAILPVGLTSILGLVLLALGLFVDDDETLGWITLIGLAVTAVATACLAGQKSITFNGTFALDGYALFFDLLFLVTGIVVVLMSMTYLEGTGIPSGDYYGLVVFAIAGMIVMASATDLIVVFLGLEIMSISVYVLAGAWRTQLRSNEAAMKYFLLGAFATGFLLYGIALVYGATGAFRLDQIAAAVGGTPNRSMLIAGVAMLIVAFGFKVAAAPFHMWTPDVYEGAPTTVTALMAVAVKAAGFAAFVRVFLHGFGGLHADWSMLLWVIAALTMTVGNVLALAQRSVKRMLAYSSVAHAGYILVALVAAGSAGGTAALFYLLVYSFMTLGAFGVVAALGSVGEPNETLDDYAGLGFRRPLLGVTMTIFMLSLTGIPPLAGFAGKLYVFTAAIREGYYVLAVIGVLNSAISAAYYVRVLIAMYLTPAAEEHGRVPRQPYLLTSIVLSAVMTVVVGVFPAIWMQLARFGFLSL; from the coding sequence ATGGAGCAGCTGCTGCTGCCGGCGATCGACTGGCTCGCGATCCTCCCGGTCGGCCTGACGTCGATCCTCGGCCTCGTTCTCCTGGCCCTCGGGCTCTTCGTCGACGACGACGAGACGCTCGGTTGGATCACGCTGATAGGCCTGGCCGTGACCGCAGTCGCGACCGCGTGCCTCGCCGGTCAGAAGTCGATCACCTTCAACGGGACGTTCGCGCTCGACGGCTACGCGCTCTTCTTCGATCTCCTGTTCCTGGTGACCGGCATCGTCGTCGTCCTGATGTCGATGACCTACCTCGAAGGCACGGGCATCCCCTCGGGCGACTATTATGGCCTCGTCGTCTTCGCGATCGCGGGCATGATCGTGATGGCGTCCGCGACCGACCTCATCGTCGTGTTCCTCGGCCTCGAGATCATGTCGATCAGCGTCTACGTCCTAGCCGGCGCGTGGCGGACGCAGCTCCGGTCGAACGAGGCCGCGATGAAATACTTCCTGCTCGGCGCGTTCGCGACGGGCTTCCTGCTGTACGGCATCGCGCTCGTCTACGGGGCGACCGGCGCCTTCCGGCTCGACCAGATCGCGGCGGCGGTCGGCGGCACGCCGAATCGCTCCATGCTGATCGCCGGCGTCGCGATGCTGATCGTCGCGTTCGGGTTCAAGGTGGCCGCGGCGCCGTTCCACATGTGGACCCCCGACGTCTACGAAGGGGCGCCGACCACCGTCACCGCGCTGATGGCGGTCGCGGTGAAGGCCGCGGGCTTCGCGGCCTTCGTGCGGGTCTTCCTCCACGGCTTCGGCGGGCTGCACGCCGACTGGTCGATGCTGCTCTGGGTGATCGCCGCGCTCACCATGACGGTCGGCAACGTGCTCGCCCTCGCGCAGCGGAGCGTGAAGCGCATGCTCGCGTACTCGAGCGTCGCGCACGCCGGATACATCCTCGTGGCGCTCGTCGCTGCGGGCTCCGCCGGCGGCACCGCGGCGCTCTTCTATCTGCTGGTCTACTCCTTCATGACGCTCGGTGCGTTCGGCGTCGTGGCCGCGCTCGGCTCGGTCGGTGAGCCGAACGAGACACTCGACGACTACGCGGGTCTCGGGTTCCGCCGCCCGCTCCTCGGTGTCACCATGACGATTTTCATGCTGTCGCTGACGGGGATTCCGCCGCTCGCGGGATTCGCCGGCAAGCTCTACGTCTTCACGGCCGCGATCCGCGAAGGCTACTACGTGCTCGCCGTGATCGGCGTCCTCAACAGCGCGATCTCGGCCGCCTACTACGTCCGGGTGCTGATCGCGATGTACCTGACGCCCGCCGCCGAGGAGCACGGCCGCGTGCCGCGGCAGCCCTATCTGTTGACGTCGATCGTGCTGTCGGCGGTCATGACGGTCGTGGTCGGCGTCTTTCCCGCGATCTGGATGCAGCTCGCGCGCTTCGGGTTCCTGTCGCTCTGA